One Aquarana catesbeiana isolate 2022-GZ linkage group LG11, ASM4218655v1, whole genome shotgun sequence genomic window carries:
- the DNAJA2 gene encoding dnaJ homolog subfamily A member 2 → MANVADTKLYDLLGVQPGATENELKKAYRKLAKEYHPDKNPNAGDKFKEISFAYEVLSNPEKKELYDRYGEQGLREGSGGGSGMDDIFSHIFGGGLFGFMGGQSRSRNGRRRGEDMMHPLKVTLEDLYNGKTTKLQLSKNVLCSSCSGQGGKSGAVQKCTACRGRGVRVMIRQLAPGMVQQMQSVCSDCNGEGEVINEKDRCKKCEGKKVIKEVKILEVHVDKGMKHGQRITFAGEADQAPGVEPGDIVLVLQEKEHESFQREGNDLHMTHKIGLVEALCGFQFMFKHLDSRQIVVKYPPGKVIEPGSVRVVRGEGMPQYRNPFEKGDLFIKFDVQFPENNWINPEKLTELEDLLPARPESSTIASEAEEVDLQEFDSTRGSGTGQRREAYNDSSDEESSHHGPGVQCAHQ, encoded by the exons GCTTATCGCAAGCTGGCCAAGGAATATCATCCAGATAAGAACCCAAATGCTGGAGATAAG TTTAAAGAGATAAGCTTTGCTTATGAAGTCCTGTCCAACCCAGAGAAGAAAGAACTGTACGACCGGTATGGAGAGCAGGGACTGCGGGAAGGGAGTGGAGGTGGTAGCGGCATGGATGACATCTTTTCACATATCTTTGGCGGGGGCCTCTTTGGGTTTATGGGTGGACAGAGCCGAAGTCGCAATggtagaaggagaggagaggacatgatGCACCCACTCAA AGTAACTTTAGAAGACTTGTACAATGGAAAGACAACTAAACTTCAGCTAAGCAAGAATGTGCTGTGTAGTTCCTGTAGCGG ACAAGGTGGTAAGAGTGGAGCAGTTCAGAAATGTACAGCCTGCAGAGGCCGAGGTGTGCGTGTAATGATCAGACAGCTGGCTCCAGGGATGGTGCAGCAGATGCAGTCAGTCTGTTCTGACTGCAATGGGGAAG GGGAAGTAATTAACGAAAAAGATCGCTGTAAAAAATGTGAAGGCAAAAAAGTCATCAAAGAAGTGAAAATCCTAGAGGTTCACGTGGACAAAGGCATGAAACACGGACAGAGAATCACATTCGCTGGAGAGGCAGACCAGGCCCCGGGAGTGGAGCCTGGAGACATTGTGCTGGTTCTACAAGAGAAAGAACATGAG AGCTTTCAACGAGAGGGAAATGACCTGCATATGACACACAAGATCGGTCTGGTTGAAGCATTGTGTGGTTTCCAGTTCATGTTCAAGCACCTTGATAGCCGTCAGATTGTTGTCAAATATCCTCCTGGAAAAGTGATTGAGCCTG GCTCCGTACGCGTTGTCAGAGGTGAAGGCATGCCACAATATCGCAATCCCTTTGAAAAAGGAGATCTGTTTATTAAATTTGATGTCCAGTTCCCAGAAAACAACTGGATCAACCCAGAGAAACTAACA GAACTTGAAGACCTCCTACCTGCCAGACCCGAATCCTCCACAATTGcctcagaagcagaggaagtagaCCTTCAAGAATTTGACAGCACCCGTGGCTCGGGAACCGGGCAGAGGCGTGAGGCCTACAATGATAGTTCAGATGAAGAAAGCAGCCACCATGGGCCTGGAGTACAGTGTGCTCATCAGTAA